In the genome of bacterium, the window GTGGGGGAGGGTTGGGGAGAAGGGGCTTTCCCCTGCGCTCTAAACTCTTTCCTTTTTTATCCGTTCTTTTTTTATCAATCGCCTTATTTTTGGGTTTTTTTGTAGCGCCTTCCGATGTGGAAGGTGGGTTTATTTTATGCTGGTTTAAGCGTTTAACCGGTATTGATTGCCCTGGTTGTGGGTTAACGCGGGCGTTTCTTTCTATTCCGCGTGGGCATTTATGGCGGGCCTTTTTGTATAATTGGGCATCTCCTTTTTTGTATTTGGCCTTTTTTATGTATTGGTTATCCAGTTTAATGGAACTGTTGCGAGGCAAACAAATAAGTTACCCGGGGCGTTTTGTATATGCTTTAAGCACGCTGATTATGGTGTTGCTGGTAGGGGGATGGGTGTACAAGCTGCTGATTCACTTTCATGTTTTAGGATGATTTTTTTGTTGTGTTTTGGGGATGTTTTGTTAAACCCGTAAAACCCCCACAAAACTGGGGTATTTATTATTCACTTATGGAGGATATTTTATGGCATTAACTGGAGAACAAATTTTTAACGAAAAAATTGCACAAAAATTAAAAGACAATGGCGATAAAGCAACCAGCATCAACGCTATTTACGAATTTAAATTAACCGGTGGTTCTAGTGATGTTTGGACTCTCGATTTAACCCAAGCAGGTGGTAAAATTTCTAAAGGGTCTTCGGGCAAAGCTCAGTGCACGGTAACTATTGCCGAAAGCGATCTTTCAGATATTGTTGAAAAGAAACTCAACCCTCAAATGGCTTTCATGTCGGGCAAATTAAAAGTTGCCGGAGATATGGGCCTTGCTTTAAAGCTGGGTAACGTTCTCTAAAATATTTCCCATCTTTTTTTAATACGGAACCCCGGCCCACTCTATGAGCCGGGGTCACGTTTTTTAGGCTCCATGCATCCACTTGTAACCCAAATGCTGGCCGGTGATAAGCGCGCCTTGGCGCGACTGATGACCTATGTAGATAATCAGCACGACGACCTACTGGCTATAATGAGTGATGTGTATGCTTACACCGGTAAGGCTCTTAAAATTGGGATAACGGGTCCCCCGGGTGCTGGCAAATCCACTTTGGTAGATAAGCTCATTGCCATCTACCGCAAACAAAATAAAAAAGTAGGTGTGGTGTGTATTGATCCCAGTTCGCCGTTTACGGGCGGCGCAGTTTTGGGAGATCGTATTCGCATGGTAGATCATGGTGCCGACGATGGTGTGTTTATACGCTCGTTAGGTTCCCGTGGTTCGCACGGCGGTTTGTCGAGGGCTACACGGGATGTGGTAAGTTTACTGGATGCCAGCGGAATGGATGTGGTGTTGGTAGAAACAGTAGGAGTAGGGCAGACCGAGCTTGATATTATGAGTGTGGCTCATACTACGGTGGTGGTGTTGGTTCCGGAATCGGGCGATACCATTCAAACCATGAAGGCTGGCCTTATGGAAATTGCCGATGTGTTTGTGGTAAACAAGGCCGACCGCGACGGTGCCGATCGCATTTTTGCCGAACTTAAAAGTTTAACCGAATTATTTCATAAAGATATTGTGGTAGAAGTTCTTAAAGTACAGGCCGCTAATAACATTGGCGTTGGTGAACTGGAACAGGCTATTACGCGCCATACGGCTCAAAAATCGCAGAAAAAAGAAGATGTGCTTTCTTTAATGCTGGCTGAAGAAGTGATGGATGTGGTTTTTTCAGAGCTGCATCAGACACTTAAAAAAGAGTTTAAAGCCGATGGCTTGCTTAAAGAGGCTTTTAAAGAACTGAAAAGTAATAAAAATCCCTACCGGGCTGCCGCCCATATTTTGAAAAAGCTCCGGATTTCATCTTGACAGGAGCCTATTTGATCTATAAACCATTGTTTTTGTTGTAATTTTGTCGAGTACTGCATTATTTGATTGTATGGATGCTGTACCAGTGTTTGTAACAAATTAATTTATTAGATTTTTATATGAATTAATTTGAACAAACACTAGCACTGCTTCTATTATATTTTTGTGGATGCTGTACTGGGGTTTGTAATCAAATTAGTCTATTTAGATTTTTAAATGAATTAATTTGAACAAACCCCAGGCGCGTAGCTCAGTGGTAGAGCACTTGCTCGACACGCAAGTGGTCAGCGGTTCAATCCCGCTCGTGCCTACAGTAACAACAGTGAATAGTGAATAGTGAATAGTGAATGGAACGATTTTTACCATTCACCATCCACCATCTACCATCCACCTTTAAAATGGTTTGTAGACCCGGACATGAAAACGATCCTGTAGAAAAAATGCGTCACTCAGCGGCTCACGTGATGGCGTCGGCCGTTGTGAGCTTGTATCCTAAAGCCAAAGTAACCATTGGTCCTGTGATCGATAACGGATTTTATTACGACTTTGAAATTGAAGAACCCATTCATCCTGATGATTTAAAAAAGATCGAAGCGAAGATGAATGAGATTATTAAAAAGGGCGAGCCCTTTGTGCGTAAAGAAGTATCCAAAGAAGAAGCGATCAAGTTTTTTAAGGAACGCGGTGAAAAATTTAAAGTAGAAATTATTGAAAATTTTCCTCCCGGCGAGGTAATTAGTCTTTATCAACACGGTGATTTTGTGGATTTATGCAAAGGTCCTCACGTTGAAAAAACTTCTGAGATTAAAGCGTTTCATCTTCAAAGTGTTGCGGGTAGCTACTGGCGTGGCGATGAAAAACGCGAGCGCCTGCAGCGTATTTATGGAACTGCATTTGCGAGCGATGCCGATTTAAAAGCACATCTTGCCATGCTCGAAGAAGCCGCCCGTCGTGACCACCGCAAATTAGGACGTGAACTTGAGCTTTTCAATTTTCATCCCGAAGCCCCGGCGTCTCCTTTCTTTTATCCTAAAGGAGCCATGGTTTATAATTTGCTGATTGATTACCTGCGTGGTCTTTATAAAAACCAGGGTTATTCCGAAGTGATCACGCCGCAAATTATTGATACCACCTTGTGGGAGCGTTCCGGGCATCTCGAGCATTTTAAAGACAATATGTATTTTACCGAAGTGGAAGGGCGCGAGATGGCGGTAAAGCCCATGAACTGTCCCGGGCATTGCCTGATGTTTGGCGAAAAGAAATGGTCGTATCGTGAACTGCCTGTTCGTTTTGCCGATTTTGGACGCTTGCATCGTTTTGAACGCAGTGGGGTGACCCATGGCTTAACCCGTGTGCGGACCTTTTGCCAGGATGATGCCCATATTTACTGCACTCCCGAACAAATGGATGGTGAGATTGAAGCCTTTCTTAAAATGGTGCAGCAGATTTACGATCACTTTGAGTTTAAAAACGTGCATGTAGCTTTGGCCACACGCCCCGAAAAATATATTGGGACCCCCGAAATCTGGGATACGGCCGAAAGAAAGCTGCAGGAAGCCCTTACCAAGGCCGGCCTTACCTTTACTATTAACCCCGGTGAAGGGGCCTTTTATGGGCCTAAAATTGAGTTTCAGGTAAGTGACGCGTTGGCGCGTCGCTGGCAGCTGGGCACTCTCCAGGTTGATTATTCAATGCCCGACCGTTTTAACCTCAATTATATCGATTCTAGCTCGTCGGCTTGTAGGCCTGTAATGCTTCACAGGGCTGTTTTGGGGTCGCTAGAGCGCTTTTTTGGTATTTTATTGGAGCATACGGCCGGGGCTTTCCCGTTTTGGCTATCTCCCGTTCAGGTGCAATTAATACCAATTACCGATGGACAAATAGACCATGCTTTAGGTATTAGAGATAAACTAAGGCTTTTAGGCTACCGTGTGGATGTAGATACCCGCAACGAAAAGCTGGGCCTTAAAATACGCGAAGCTCAGCTTAAAAAAATCCCTGTCATGGCGGTTTTAGGAGCCAAGGAAGTAGCGGCTAATCAGGTGAGTATCCGTGACCGCAAGGCTGGTGATTTAGGTGTGAAAAGCACAGAAGATTTTTTTGAATTGTTAAAGTCATATTAATTAATAGGAGGTTTGTATTCGTCCCCCAAATAGACGTTTCGATGGTAATCGTGATAAACAGCGCGGCCCGCGCATGAATCGTCAGATTCGTGTACCGCAAATCCGCCTTATCGGTTCTGGTGGTGAACAGATGGGTTTGTTTGCAACCGACGGGGCCATCAAAATTGCGTTTGATGAAGGTCTTGACCTGGTAGAAATTGATCCCAATGCCAATCCGCCGGTGTGCAAGATCATGGATTACGGCAAGTACAAGTACCAGCTGCAAAAGCGTCAGCATGAAAGCAAGAAAAAGCAGATTGTGGTGCATGTAAAAGAAATTAAAATACGTCCTAATATCGACGAGCATGATATTGAATTTAAACTCAACCATGTGCGCCGGTTTTTAGAGGATAAGGATAAAGCCAAAATTACATTACAGTTTAGAGGCCGCGAAATGATGCATGCCGATCGCGGTAAGGAACTGATGGACAAGTTTATTAAAGGAACTGAAGGACTTGGCGAGGTGGAAACGCCTCCCAAAATGGAAGGGCGCAATCTTTCCATGGTACTCACTCCGTTAAGTAAAAAAGCAAAGTAACAGAAGGAATGATATTATGCCAAAATTAAAAACAAACAGCGGAGCCGCTAAGCGTTTTAAAGTAACCAAAAAAGGAAAGGTGAAGTTCACCCGTACTAAACGCCGTCATCTCTTGGAATCGAAAAGCCCCAAAAAGAGTCGTCAGGGACGTAAGTCGGCTTATCTTCATAAGTCGGACGAGGCTTCCATTAAACAAATTTTACCCTACGCTTAACGCGAGAGGGTTTAAACAATCTTGTTTCCGGGTAAGAATTAACGAGTTTTGACCCATTGTGGGTTAAGCACCCGAGAAGCAGAAAGGAACAAATGGCACGTGTAAAACGCGGCACTAAGGCAAAAGCCCGCCGCAAGAAAATATTAAAAGCCGCCAAAGGATATCGTGGTGGTCAATCAAAACTTTTCCGCACAGCGGTAGAAAAAGTAGCTAAAGGTCGTGCGTATGCTTACCGCGATCGCAAGGCTAAAAAACGCGATTTTCGTGCGTTGTGGATTACCCGCATTGGCATTGCTTCTAAAATAAACGGAATCAGCTATTCCCGTTTTATGGCCGGACTTAAGAAAGCCAATATCGGTTTGGACCGCAAGGTACTTTCCGAAATTGCCGTTAATTCGCCGGTTGTTTTTAAAGAATTAATCGAAAAAGCAAAAGCAGTACTGTAACGGATCTACTCTCCCTGGCCCTCCCTTACAAAGGGAGGGGAATTCTTTGTCCCCCTTTGTAAGGGGGACTATAGGGGGTAGAGGGTTGGGGGCCCGTAGTGAAAGATTCTCTTTTATCACGCTTAGAAGAACTAAAACATTCATCTGCCGCCCTTTTTGATACGGCTGCCAGTGAGGCAGAGTTGTATCAAAAAAAGGTAGAGGTGTTGGGTAAAAAGGGAGCTTTAACCGAAATCTTAAAAGATTTAGGCAAGCTTTCGGCCGATGATCGCCCGCTTGTTGGACAGGCTGCTAATAGTTTTAAAGCAGGCCTCGAGTCGCATTACGAAGCGCGTCTTCAACATCTTAAAAGCGAAGCCATCAATAAAGCCCTATCGGCCAATACCATCGATGTGAGTTTGCCTGGCTGGAATTTACCACGTGGGGCTCATCATCCTGTGCGTCAGGTATTAGATGAAATGAAATCCATTTTTATGAAAATGGGTTTTGATTGCTTTGAAGGCCCCGAGATTGAAACCGACTTCTATAATTTTGAAGCGCTCAACATTCCTCCCGATCATCCAGCGCGGGACATGCAGGATACCTTTTATGTGTCGCCTGAGCTGTTACTCCGAACACATACCTCTCCCGTTCAAGTGCATGTGATGCAAAAAGACAAACCCCCCATCCGCATGATTGCGCCTGGCGTGGTGTATCGCTGCGATTCAGACATGACCCATACACCCATGTTTCACCAGATTGAAGGTTTATTGGTAGATAAAGGGATTCACTTGGGACATTTAAAAGCTGTGTTAGGCGAGGGGATTCAGCGCATTTTTGATAAGAAGCTCAAGATGAAATTCCGCCCGAGTTTCTTTCCGTTTACCGAACCATCTTTTGAAATGGATATTGAATGTGTGATGTGTTCGGGAAGTGGTTGTCGTGTTTGCAAGCAAACCGGCTGGCTTGAAATTTTGGGCTGTGGCATGGTGGACCCGGCTGTTTTGAAACACGTTAAAATTGATGCGAACGAGTATTCGGGTTTTGCATTTGGTATCGGTATCGAACGCGTAGCCATGCTGAAATATGGTGTAAACGATATCCGTTTATTTTTTGAAAATGATTTACGTTTTTTAAGGCAATTCTCATGAAGATTTCTTACACCTGGCTTAAAGAATTAGTTCCCGGCTTAAAAGTGAGGCCGCAGGCTATTGCAAATAGCTTAACGCTGGTAGGTTTGGAAGTAGAAGCCATCCACGATTTAGCTGCTCCTTATCAAGGTATTGTTGTTGGTGAGGTTTTGGAAAAAAAGCCGCATCCGTCTTCTGATAAACTCTCTGTATGCCAGGTGTCCGATGGCAAACAAGTAAACACGGTTGTGTGTGGGGCGCCCAATGTAGAAGCCGGTAAAAAATATCCTTTTGCTACCCTTGGTACCCGTTTTGAAAACGGGATGGTGATTGAAAAACGCAAAATCCGTGACGTAGAGTCATCGGGCATGTTGTGTTCGGCCAGCGAATTAAATTTATCATCTGAGTCTTCCGGGCTTTTAACATTGGCCGACAATGCCAAAACCGGCATGGAATTTTCCAAATTTTATGGTTTGGATGATGTGGTTTTAGAAATCGGACTCACGCCCAACCGTGGCGATTGTTTTTCTCATGTGGGTGTAGCGCGTGAAGTGGCCGCTATTTATGGTCTTAAATCAGTGTTTCCCAAAGAAGTTTCTATCAAGGGAACTTTCTCCCTTAAAAAAGAATTAAAAGTTCAAAACGCCGTTTCCAAATTATGCACGCGTTACT includes:
- the thrS gene encoding threonine--tRNA ligase translates to MERFLPFTIHHLPSTFKMVCRPGHENDPVEKMRHSAAHVMASAVVSLYPKAKVTIGPVIDNGFYYDFEIEEPIHPDDLKKIEAKMNEIIKKGEPFVRKEVSKEEAIKFFKERGEKFKVEIIENFPPGEVISLYQHGDFVDLCKGPHVEKTSEIKAFHLQSVAGSYWRGDEKRERLQRIYGTAFASDADLKAHLAMLEEAARRDHRKLGRELELFNFHPEAPASPFFYPKGAMVYNLLIDYLRGLYKNQGYSEVITPQIIDTTLWERSGHLEHFKDNMYFTEVEGREMAVKPMNCPGHCLMFGEKKWSYRELPVRFADFGRLHRFERSGVTHGLTRVRTFCQDDAHIYCTPEQMDGEIEAFLKMVQQIYDHFEFKNVHVALATRPEKYIGTPEIWDTAERKLQEALTKAGLTFTINPGEGAFYGPKIEFQVSDALARRWQLGTLQVDYSMPDRFNLNYIDSSSSACRPVMLHRAVLGSLERFFGILLEHTAGAFPFWLSPVQVQLIPITDGQIDHALGIRDKLRLLGYRVDVDTRNEKLGLKIREAQLKKIPVMAVLGAKEVAANQVSIRDRKAGDLGVKSTEDFFELLKSY
- the rpmI gene encoding 50S ribosomal protein L35; translation: MPKLKTNSGAAKRFKVTKKGKVKFTRTKRRHLLESKSPKKSRQGRKSAYLHKSDEASIKQILPYA
- the meaB gene encoding methylmalonyl Co-A mutase-associated GTPase MeaB, which gives rise to MHPLVTQMLAGDKRALARLMTYVDNQHDDLLAIMSDVYAYTGKALKIGITGPPGAGKSTLVDKLIAIYRKQNKKVGVVCIDPSSPFTGGAVLGDRIRMVDHGADDGVFIRSLGSRGSHGGLSRATRDVVSLLDASGMDVVLVETVGVGQTELDIMSVAHTTVVVLVPESGDTIQTMKAGLMEIADVFVVNKADRDGADRIFAELKSLTELFHKDIVVEVLKVQAANNIGVGELEQAITRHTAQKSQKKEDVLSLMLAEEVMDVVFSELHQTLKKEFKADGLLKEAFKELKSNKNPYRAAAHILKKLRISS
- the rplT gene encoding 50S ribosomal protein L20, with protein sequence MARVKRGTKAKARRKKILKAAKGYRGGQSKLFRTAVEKVAKGRAYAYRDRKAKKRDFRALWITRIGIASKINGISYSRFMAGLKKANIGLDRKVLSEIAVNSPVVFKELIEKAKAVL
- a CDS encoding SCP2 sterol-binding domain-containing protein translates to MALTGEQIFNEKIAQKLKDNGDKATSINAIYEFKLTGGSSDVWTLDLTQAGGKISKGSSGKAQCTVTIAESDLSDIVEKKLNPQMAFMSGKLKVAGDMGLALKLGNVL
- the infC gene encoding translation initiation factor IF-3; translation: MNRQIRVPQIRLIGSGGEQMGLFATDGAIKIAFDEGLDLVEIDPNANPPVCKIMDYGKYKYQLQKRQHESKKKQIVVHVKEIKIRPNIDEHDIEFKLNHVRRFLEDKDKAKITLQFRGREMMHADRGKELMDKFIKGTEGLGEVETPPKMEGRNLSMVLTPLSKKAK
- a CDS encoding phenylalanine--tRNA ligase subunit alpha is translated as MKDSLLSRLEELKHSSAALFDTAASEAELYQKKVEVLGKKGALTEILKDLGKLSADDRPLVGQAANSFKAGLESHYEARLQHLKSEAINKALSANTIDVSLPGWNLPRGAHHPVRQVLDEMKSIFMKMGFDCFEGPEIETDFYNFEALNIPPDHPARDMQDTFYVSPELLLRTHTSPVQVHVMQKDKPPIRMIAPGVVYRCDSDMTHTPMFHQIEGLLVDKGIHLGHLKAVLGEGIQRIFDKKLKMKFRPSFFPFTEPSFEMDIECVMCSGSGCRVCKQTGWLEILGCGMVDPAVLKHVKIDANEYSGFAFGIGIERVAMLKYGVNDIRLFFENDLRFLRQFS
- a CDS encoding DUF2752 domain-containing protein; protein product: MGFFVAPSDVEGGFILCWFKRLTGIDCPGCGLTRAFLSIPRGHLWRAFLYNWASPFLYLAFFMYWLSSLMELLRGKQISYPGRFVYALSTLIMVLLVGGWVYKLLIHFHVLG